A section of the Deltaproteobacteria bacterium genome encodes:
- a CDS encoding TonB-dependent receptor, producing MYSHQVNNSMAQWQDRLVLTSWPRKAARVWVTAYCFVVLHLWPSLAHGEMGIEASSPVPPPAISDETSLFLEIPSVYGASKYEQKVTEAPSSVTIITDEEIKKHGYRTLADILQNVNGFYVTYDRNYSYLGARGFGRPGDYNTRILLLVDGHRLNDNVYEGAYIGTEGRLDVDLIERVEIIRGPSSSLYGTNAFFGVINVITKRGRNIKGVEVSSEVGSFDTYKGRFTYGDRFSNGLEFLFSGSFADSNGQGRLFFKEFNAPTTNNGIARNVDTDRYYHFFTKGSFADFTLQGSYTRRDKRIPTGAFGTVFNSRRTHSSDELGYVDLKYEHEFAKQVGVMARLYYDRSYYHGEYLYDYSETAVPSLVLNQDFLLGEWWGGEVKLTKRLFQRHKLTVGGEFRDNLNQNQRNADKNPYASYLNDRRSSKIWALYFQDEISILENLILNAGIRYDHYSSFGGTVNPRLALIYNLPKTSIKLLYGEAFRAPSAFEQFYVSGDRYKANPNLKPEEIKTYEFVIERYLGSHLRAAASGYYYTINGLISQVTDPDEILVFRNLDSVEAKGLELDLEGKWASGWEGRASYALQRAEDGKTGKRLTNSPQHMIKANLIIPLIQDRLFAGFETRYMSARYTLSGKTSNNYFLTNFTLFSQNLLKGVEFSGSIYNPFGQRYGDPGSGEHRQDIILQDGRTFWLKAKYSF from the coding sequence ATGTATTCACATCAAGTGAACAATTCGATGGCGCAGTGGCAGGATCGCCTTGTGCTGACGTCTTGGCCCCGCAAAGCAGCCCGCGTGTGGGTTACCGCCTACTGTTTCGTCGTACTTCATCTGTGGCCGTCTCTCGCACATGGAGAGATGGGTATCGAGGCAAGCTCTCCAGTCCCCCCTCCTGCGATCAGTGACGAAACCAGTTTGTTTCTGGAAATTCCCTCCGTGTATGGCGCGTCAAAGTACGAACAAAAAGTGACTGAAGCGCCGTCATCGGTCACCATCATCACTGATGAGGAAATCAAGAAACACGGCTACCGAACGTTGGCCGACATCCTGCAAAACGTGAATGGGTTTTATGTCACGTACGATCGCAACTATAGCTACCTTGGGGCACGTGGGTTCGGTCGTCCGGGAGACTACAACACGCGCATTCTCCTCCTCGTTGATGGTCATCGTTTGAACGATAATGTCTACGAAGGCGCGTACATCGGCACAGAGGGAAGACTTGACGTCGATTTGATTGAACGGGTCGAGATCATCCGCGGACCAAGCTCCTCGCTCTATGGGACCAACGCCTTCTTTGGCGTCATCAACGTCATTACGAAAAGAGGCCGCAATATCAAAGGGGTCGAAGTCTCAAGTGAAGTCGGTAGTTTCGATACCTACAAGGGACGCTTCACCTACGGCGATCGCTTCTCTAATGGTTTGGAGTTCCTCTTCTCTGGTTCGTTCGCCGACAGTAATGGCCAGGGTCGCCTGTTCTTCAAGGAGTTTAATGCGCCGACTACCAATAATGGAATCGCACGCAACGTTGACACAGACCGCTACTATCATTTTTTCACCAAGGGATCGTTCGCAGACTTCACTTTGCAAGGCAGTTATACGCGGAGGGACAAGAGGATTCCCACCGGAGCGTTCGGTACCGTCTTCAACTCTCGGCGTACGCACTCCTCTGACGAACTCGGCTATGTTGACCTGAAATATGAACATGAGTTCGCAAAGCAGGTGGGAGTGATGGCACGACTATATTACGACCGCTCGTACTATCACGGAGAGTACCTCTACGATTATTCCGAGACCGCGGTTCCCAGCCTGGTCTTAAATCAGGATTTTCTTTTGGGCGAATGGTGGGGCGGAGAAGTCAAACTCACGAAGCGATTGTTTCAGCGTCATAAGTTGACCGTTGGCGGAGAGTTCCGTGATAATCTGAATCAGAACCAACGGAATGCAGATAAAAACCCATATGCGTCCTACCTGAACGATAGACGCAGTTCGAAGATCTGGGCATTATATTTTCAAGATGAAATCTCCATCTTGGAGAATCTCATCCTCAACGCGGGGATTCGTTATGATCACTATAGTTCTTTTGGTGGCACGGTAAATCCTCGCTTAGCACTCATCTACAATCTGCCGAAAACCTCGATCAAGCTTCTCTATGGAGAAGCGTTCCGTGCGCCTAGTGCATTTGAACAGTTCTACGTCTCGGGCGACCGCTACAAAGCAAATCCCAACCTCAAACCAGAGGAAATCAAAACCTACGAATTCGTTATCGAGCGCTATTTGGGCAGCCACCTGCGTGCGGCAGCCTCTGGGTATTACTACACAATCAATGGCCTCATCAGCCAGGTGACCGACCCTGACGAAATACTCGTGTTCAGAAATCTCGACTCGGTTGAGGCGAAGGGCCTTGAACTCGACCTCGAAGGAAAATGGGCGTCTGGCTGGGAAGGACGTGCCAGCTACGCCCTACAACGAGCCGAAGATGGCAAAACTGGCAAACGTCTCACCAATTCCCCACAACATATGATCAAAGCGAACCTCATTATTCCGCTCATTCAAGACCGGTTGTTCGCCGGCTTTGAAACCCGCTATATGAGCGCTCGTTACACCTTATCGGGAAAGACTTCGAATAACTATTTTCTCACCAACTTTACCCTCTTCAGTCAGAATCTCCTCAAAGGAGTTGAGTTCTCTGGGAGCATCTACAACCCTTTTGGCCAACGTTACGGAGACCCAGGCTCTGGAGAGCATCGGCAAGACATTATCTTACAAGACGGCCGCACATTCTGGCTAAAAGCCAAATACAGTTTCTGA
- a CDS encoding response regulator, with protein sequence MKIHTRIGLATKFNLLAIALILLTAIGIAVVQVHREKTASYEDLLHRGRITAAMIAQTSEYAIYTENQNTLQKIVDSLGVDVEIAYVAILNKDKVVLIQKTTDPTIHIPLFPEETPGLDSNTLTRDIRNGGNHKSYIELSAPVITSITNTTNELFPEAVDLSPHPTVMGYVQLGLNQDGLRENIEAFLTSTMILTLVISLVGVLATIILTSRIASPIQSLVRATHEIAEGNLDSGVTTTTEDEINDLAAAFNTMLVRLRTSRAEVESYQQMLEAKVEHRTHELQKATERAFALARQAEEASQAKSQFLANMSHEIRTPMNGVLGMTQLLLDTALDDNQRRFAETVHHSGAALLEIINDILDFSKIEAGKLTLEAIDFNLRQTIEDIVDLLAERAHRKGLELVYAIHDDVPAMIVGDPVRLRQILMNLIGNAIKFTERGEVIIEVRNANSQPHDALHPLSPHPVEPETLTCCQLHFSVRDTGIGLSEEAQARLFQAFSQADSSTTRKYGGTGLGLAIAKQIVYLMDGEIGVDSSPGEGSTFWFIAQFDLRPGANAAAMPAHNFSGLRVLVVDDNTSSRSILQHQLQAWHVAVGGSASGAQALDILRITATRGTPYNLAILDMHMPEMTGAELAQAIKATPGLVTLPVLLLISVGQRGDIQAAQDAGVSAYFSKPMHQTDLLQVLNTIKEGGNLKAQTRKTMPSGVPAAARPEGLGKLRFNARVLLTEDNVVNQEVARTMLEILGDFEKRRYPKPSE encoded by the coding sequence ATGAAGATCCATACACGCATTGGTCTCGCCACCAAGTTCAATCTGCTGGCGATAGCGCTGATCCTGCTCACGGCGATCGGCATCGCGGTCGTCCAAGTGCATCGCGAGAAAACTGCAAGTTACGAAGACCTCTTACATCGCGGTCGGATCACGGCCGCGATGATCGCGCAGACGAGCGAATATGCCATTTATACAGAAAATCAAAACACCCTGCAGAAAATCGTCGACAGTCTCGGGGTTGATGTCGAGATTGCCTATGTCGCGATTCTCAATAAAGACAAGGTCGTGCTCATCCAGAAAACCACAGATCCCACCATCCACATTCCTCTCTTTCCCGAGGAAACGCCCGGGCTCGATAGCAACACACTCACGCGAGATATTCGCAATGGTGGCAATCACAAGTCGTATATTGAACTCTCCGCACCGGTCATCACCAGCATCACCAATACGACGAATGAGCTGTTCCCAGAAGCAGTGGACCTCTCTCCACATCCTACGGTTATGGGCTACGTCCAGTTAGGATTGAACCAGGATGGTCTCCGTGAAAACATCGAGGCGTTCCTCACTTCAACTATGATCTTGACGCTGGTCATTTCTCTCGTCGGCGTCCTGGCGACGATTATTCTCACCAGTCGTATTGCCTCGCCGATTCAATCTCTTGTCCGCGCCACTCATGAAATCGCCGAAGGCAACCTCGACAGCGGCGTCACCACAACGACAGAAGACGAAATCAATGACCTCGCTGCTGCCTTTAACACCATGCTCGTGCGGTTACGGACGTCACGCGCTGAAGTCGAAAGCTATCAACAAATGCTCGAGGCGAAGGTTGAACATCGGACGCACGAATTGCAGAAAGCAACGGAGAGAGCGTTCGCTCTCGCACGCCAAGCAGAAGAAGCGAGTCAGGCAAAGTCGCAGTTCCTCGCCAACATGAGCCACGAAATCCGTACGCCCATGAATGGTGTGCTTGGCATGACACAGTTGCTGCTCGACACTGCGCTTGATGATAACCAGCGACGGTTTGCCGAAACTGTCCATCACTCAGGCGCAGCCCTGCTTGAGATCATCAACGATATTCTGGACTTCTCGAAAATCGAAGCAGGAAAACTCACACTCGAAGCCATTGACTTTAACTTACGCCAAACCATCGAAGACATCGTCGACCTCCTGGCTGAACGTGCTCATCGTAAGGGGTTAGAGCTTGTGTATGCCATTCATGATGATGTCCCAGCGATGATTGTTGGCGATCCGGTGCGACTTCGTCAGATCCTCATGAACCTGATCGGCAATGCCATTAAGTTTACAGAACGTGGAGAAGTCATTATTGAAGTTCGGAATGCGAACTCGCAACCGCACGATGCTCTTCACCCGCTATCCCCTCATCCCGTCGAACCTGAAACGCTAACATGCTGTCAACTGCATTTTTCCGTCCGTGACACAGGCATTGGCCTGTCCGAAGAAGCACAAGCACGCCTATTCCAAGCTTTTTCCCAGGCCGATAGCTCCACCACGCGGAAGTATGGCGGTACAGGATTAGGTCTGGCAATTGCCAAACAAATTGTGTACTTGATGGACGGAGAAATAGGAGTCGATAGCTCTCCTGGAGAAGGGTCGACTTTCTGGTTCATCGCTCAATTCGACCTCCGGCCTGGAGCAAACGCGGCAGCGATGCCGGCTCACAATTTCTCGGGTCTGCGCGTCTTGGTGGTCGATGACAATACCAGCAGCCGTAGCATTCTACAGCACCAGCTTCAGGCGTGGCACGTTGCCGTTGGCGGTTCAGCAAGTGGCGCTCAAGCCCTCGATATCCTTCGCATAACAGCCACGCGAGGCACCCCCTATAACCTCGCTATCCTCGATATGCACATGCCAGAGATGACCGGCGCTGAATTAGCTCAAGCTATCAAGGCCACGCCAGGGCTCGTCACCTTACCCGTGCTTCTCCTTATCTCTGTCGGGCAACGGGGAGACATCCAAGCGGCCCAGGATGCTGGGGTCTCAGCCTATTTCTCCAAACCTATGCACCAAACCGATCTCCTCCAGGTGCTCAATACCATAAAGGAAGGCGGGAACCTCAAGGCTCAGACGCGCAAAACAATGCCCTCTGGAGTCCCTGCCGCGGCACGGCCGGAAGGGTTAGGGAAGTTACGGTTTAACGCACGCGTGTTGCTCACAGAAGACAATGTCGTGAATCAGGAAGTCGCTCGCACCATGCTTGAGATTTTAGGTGATTTTGAGAAAAGAAGATACCCAAAGCCGAGCGAGTGA
- a CDS encoding ABC transporter ATP-binding protein, whose protein sequence is MLRSATGQHDLSVSKVLQPYRAQVAMIAAGLMLEASLTSGVPLGFKFLIDEAITPQDLHTFALVLGILITGAVVVALTGLYRDYLYAQVCAAVLSDIRQRMFRHLQQLSLGFFSRSESGYVVSRFSLDLATIENALTAAIPWAILPSLDIVCSCILLFALEWRLALISMLVFPLTLIGPRVFAPRATRASSTRKQREAHVLTAVEENFSAPALIRGFGLESRMLNGFAAQLRDLAELSVRVGFLNALVERSAGISILFLQVVVMGAGAYMAFQGSLSIGSLVSFQALFMTLSWSLSYVSQYIPNLVQAKSSQQRIQDLLREQPQVIDAPGARPLTRFTQGITFDRVTFGYNDTRANLKAMSFTIRPGEWVAFVGPSGSGKTSLLQLLARFYDPDTGRILIDGHDIHMWTQESWRAQLGFVFQDSFLFNTTIRENIRMGKLDATDAEVETAAQLASLHRWINSLPDGYDTVVGERGSRLSGGQRQRLAIARALVRNPAVLILDEATSALDAATSAVVDAVLKKAAKGRTVISVTHRLDSNLHADRIFVLDHGHIVEHGRHDELLALDGLYAHLWRKQNGFLEPTGGSVRALEPGQSSPLLPTDPDEDFLPLGVLSSARPTPSLP, encoded by the coding sequence ATGTTACGATCAGCAACCGGGCAACACGACCTTTCGGTCAGCAAGGTGCTGCAGCCTTATCGCGCACAGGTAGCGATGATTGCAGCAGGCCTGATGTTGGAGGCAAGCCTTACCAGTGGCGTGCCGCTTGGTTTCAAATTTCTGATTGACGAAGCAATCACTCCTCAAGACCTGCACACGTTCGCGCTCGTTCTCGGGATTCTTATCACAGGGGCCGTCGTCGTTGCGCTCACCGGTCTCTATCGCGACTACTTATATGCGCAAGTATGTGCCGCAGTACTGAGCGACATACGACAACGCATGTTTCGCCACCTTCAACAATTGTCCTTAGGTTTCTTTTCTCGTTCGGAGTCAGGCTATGTCGTTTCCCGCTTTTCGCTCGATCTGGCCACGATCGAGAATGCCCTGACCGCAGCCATTCCGTGGGCCATCTTGCCGAGCCTCGACATCGTCTGTAGCTGCATCTTGTTGTTTGCTCTGGAATGGCGGCTCGCACTCATCAGCATGCTGGTGTTCCCGCTCACGCTGATTGGTCCTCGTGTTTTTGCCCCACGTGCAACGCGCGCGAGCTCAACACGCAAACAGCGCGAAGCTCATGTCCTCACTGCAGTGGAAGAGAACTTCAGTGCGCCGGCACTCATTCGCGGGTTTGGACTCGAGAGTCGCATGCTGAACGGCTTTGCAGCTCAGCTCAGAGACTTAGCCGAACTGAGCGTGCGTGTCGGATTTCTCAATGCGCTGGTTGAACGCTCTGCAGGAATCAGTATCCTGTTCCTCCAAGTTGTAGTCATGGGAGCTGGAGCCTACATGGCTTTCCAGGGCAGTTTGAGCATCGGCTCGCTTGTCTCGTTTCAAGCGCTGTTTATGACACTCAGTTGGTCGCTCTCGTATGTCTCGCAGTACATTCCCAATCTTGTCCAGGCCAAAAGCAGCCAACAGCGCATTCAAGATCTGCTTCGGGAGCAACCACAAGTCATCGATGCACCAGGAGCCCGGCCGCTTACACGGTTCACTCAGGGCATTACTTTCGACAGAGTCACATTTGGTTATAATGACACGCGAGCCAACCTCAAGGCCATGAGTTTTACCATTCGTCCTGGAGAATGGGTTGCCTTTGTTGGCCCGAGTGGATCCGGCAAAACCTCACTCTTGCAGCTGCTTGCTCGGTTTTATGACCCCGACACTGGCCGGATCCTCATTGACGGCCACGATATCCACATGTGGACCCAAGAGTCGTGGCGTGCGCAATTAGGATTCGTCTTTCAGGATTCTTTTCTCTTCAATACCACCATTCGGGAAAATATTCGCATGGGCAAACTCGACGCCACCGATGCTGAAGTTGAAACGGCGGCGCAACTCGCCAGCTTGCATCGCTGGATCAACAGCTTACCGGACGGGTACGATACCGTGGTAGGAGAACGTGGGAGCCGCCTTTCTGGCGGCCAACGCCAACGGCTTGCGATCGCTCGTGCGTTGGTCCGCAATCCCGCCGTTCTCATCTTAGATGAGGCAACCTCAGCACTTGACGCCGCGACGAGCGCAGTTGTCGACGCAGTCTTGAAGAAGGCCGCAAAGGGTCGCACGGTCATTAGTGTGACACATCGACTCGACTCGAATCTCCACGCCGACCGAATTTTTGTGCTTGATCATGGACACATCGTCGAACACGGGCGCCACGACGAGCTGCTCGCACTCGACGGCCTCTACGCACACTTATGGCGGAAGCAAAATGGCTTCCTAGAGCCGACCGGCGGTAGCGTCCGCGCGCTTGAACCTGGTCAGTCCTCGCCTCTGTTACCAACCGACCCGGATGAAGACTTTCTTCCCCTTGGCGTTCTTTCCAGCGCCAGGCCAACCCCCTCTCTCCCGTAA